One genomic window of Sphingomonas ginsengisoli An et al. 2013 includes the following:
- a CDS encoding replicative DNA helicase has product MAEILRHPGAGTDAPQPPSLPQNIEAEAALLGAMMLDNRLVEDVQLKLRADHFFEPLHGRIYDGILRLTDRNMVANPVTLRPLFEADEAMKEVGGPGYLAQLTGSGAAIIGARDFAQQIYDLALLRSLISVGREMVEVALDTSEDVVPLDQIERAETELYKVAEQGGGEGKVKAFAEASTVALRTVEKALQSGGHLSGITTGLESLNAKIGGMHPSDLMILAGRPGMGKTSLATNIAFAAAQRWLRDQEDGIEPAKSVGAPTAFFSLEMSADQLATRVLAEQSGISSENLRMGKISTAEFHKLARAAAELQSLPLYIDDTPGLTIAALRARARRLKRQKGIGFVVVDYLQLLSGTGRGGNDNRVQEISEISRGLKQLAKELDVPVLALSQLSRAVEQREDKRPQLSDLRESGSIEQDADMVWFVYREDYYLNAKEPKIPVDGDDPKIFEAHDEWKRSIERVWGLAEVIVAKQRHGSTGKVRMKFDSRVTRFSDLPEDQHLADMND; this is encoded by the coding sequence ATGGCCGAAATCCTGAGACATCCCGGCGCCGGCACCGACGCGCCGCAGCCGCCCAGCCTGCCCCAGAACATCGAGGCCGAGGCCGCGCTGCTGGGCGCGATGATGCTCGACAACCGGCTCGTCGAGGACGTGCAGTTGAAGCTGCGTGCCGACCATTTCTTCGAGCCGCTGCATGGCCGCATCTATGATGGCATCCTCCGCCTGACCGACCGCAACATGGTCGCCAATCCGGTCACTTTGCGCCCGCTGTTCGAGGCCGATGAGGCGATGAAGGAAGTTGGCGGCCCCGGCTACCTCGCCCAGCTCACCGGCTCAGGCGCGGCGATCATCGGCGCGCGCGATTTCGCCCAGCAGATATACGATCTCGCCCTGCTCCGCAGCCTGATCTCGGTCGGCCGCGAGATGGTCGAGGTGGCGCTCGACACCAGCGAGGACGTGGTGCCGCTCGACCAGATCGAGCGCGCCGAGACCGAGCTCTACAAGGTCGCCGAGCAGGGCGGCGGCGAGGGCAAGGTCAAGGCGTTCGCCGAGGCTTCCACCGTCGCGCTGCGGACGGTCGAAAAGGCGCTCCAGTCGGGTGGCCACCTGTCGGGCATCACCACCGGACTCGAGAGCCTCAACGCCAAGATCGGCGGCATGCACCCGAGCGATCTGATGATCCTCGCCGGGCGTCCGGGCATGGGGAAGACCTCGCTCGCGACCAACATCGCCTTCGCCGCGGCGCAGCGCTGGCTGCGCGACCAGGAAGACGGGATCGAGCCGGCCAAGTCGGTGGGGGCGCCGACCGCCTTCTTCAGCCTCGAAATGAGCGCGGACCAGCTCGCCACCCGCGTGCTTGCCGAGCAGTCGGGGATCAGCTCCGAAAACCTCCGCATGGGCAAGATCAGCACGGCCGAGTTCCACAAGCTCGCCCGCGCCGCCGCCGAACTCCAATCGCTGCCGCTCTACATCGACGACACCCCCGGCCTTACCATCGCCGCGCTGCGCGCCCGTGCCCGCCGGCTTAAGCGCCAGAAGGGCATCGGCTTCGTGGTCGTCGACTATCTCCAGTTGCTGTCGGGCACCGGGCGCGGCGGCAACGACAATCGCGTCCAGGAAATCTCCGAAATCAGCCGGGGCTTGAAGCAACTCGCCAAGGAACTGGACGTGCCCGTGCTCGCGCTGTCGCAGCTCAGCCGTGCGGTGGAGCAGCGCGAGGACAAGCGCCCGCAGCTGTCGGACCTGCGCGAATCGGGCTCGATCGAGCAGGACGCCGACATGGTCTGGTTCGTCTACCGCGAGGATTATTACCTCAACGCCAAGGAGCCCAAGATCCCGGTCGACGGCGACGACCCCAAGATCTTCGAGGCGCATGACGAGTGGAAGCGCAGTATCGAGCGGGTGTGGGGCCTCGCCGAGGTGATCGTCGCCAAGCAGCGCCACGGCTCGACCGGTAAGGTACGGATGAAGTTCGACAGCCGCGTCACGCGGTTCAGCGACCTTCCCGAGGACCAGCATCTGGCCGACATGAACGACTAA
- the astD gene encoding succinylglutamate-semialdehyde dehydrogenase has product MTDLLISHEPATGAELWSGPLGDPAQEVAIAREAWPEWAAKSVGYRSETLRRFANVVRTNADGFADLIARETGKPLWEAATEVQSVVNKVDISITAYAERTSNRRSEGALGAKVAVRHKPHGVLAVLGPYNFPAHLPNGHLVPALLAGNAVVFKPSEKTPAVGARLIDFFHEAGVPEAVARLVIGGPEQGRALAAEEGIDGLLFTGSARAGQALHRQFADTPHKILALELGGNNPLVVWNAKDLDSAAAMVVQSAFLSAGQRCTAARRLVVAEQQADALLAAVLKLVDRIIVDHPHADPVPFMGPVIDNHAADLLQEQFVGLMIKGGKVIRRLDRPQADRPFLTPAVIDVTNVQGRPDEELFGPVLQVVRVPDFEAAIAEANNTRFGLAASLIGGSPKQFEHFWSAVRAGVINWNKPTNGAPSNAPFGGVGLSGNHRPSAFYAADYCAYPVTSSEAEIARASIAQGLRDIIADR; this is encoded by the coding sequence ATGACTGACCTGCTGATTTCGCACGAACCGGCGACCGGCGCCGAACTCTGGTCCGGCCCCCTCGGCGACCCCGCGCAAGAGGTGGCCATCGCCCGCGAGGCCTGGCCCGAATGGGCCGCCAAATCAGTCGGTTACCGTAGCGAAACCCTCCGCCGCTTCGCCAATGTGGTCAGGACCAACGCCGACGGTTTCGCCGACTTAATCGCCCGCGAGACCGGCAAGCCCCTGTGGGAAGCCGCGACCGAGGTGCAATCGGTCGTCAACAAGGTCGACATCTCGATCACCGCCTACGCCGAGCGAACCTCCAACCGCCGCTCCGAAGGTGCGCTCGGCGCCAAGGTCGCGGTGCGCCACAAGCCCCACGGCGTGCTGGCGGTGCTCGGCCCCTACAATTTCCCGGCGCACCTCCCTAACGGCCACCTCGTGCCAGCCCTGCTCGCCGGCAATGCGGTGGTGTTCAAGCCGTCGGAAAAGACCCCCGCGGTGGGCGCCCGGCTGATCGACTTTTTCCACGAAGCGGGCGTCCCCGAAGCCGTCGCGCGGCTGGTGATCGGCGGGCCCGAGCAGGGCCGCGCGCTCGCCGCCGAGGAGGGGATCGACGGCCTCCTGTTCACCGGCTCGGCCCGCGCCGGCCAGGCGCTCCACCGCCAGTTCGCCGACACGCCGCACAAGATCCTCGCGCTCGAGCTCGGCGGCAACAATCCGCTGGTGGTGTGGAACGCCAAGGACCTCGACTCCGCCGCGGCGATGGTGGTCCAGTCGGCCTTCCTCTCGGCGGGCCAGCGCTGCACCGCCGCACGGCGGCTGGTGGTCGCCGAGCAGCAGGCCGACGCCCTCCTCGCCGCGGTCCTCAAGCTGGTCGACCGGATCATCGTCGACCACCCCCACGCCGACCCCGTCCCGTTCATGGGCCCGGTGATCGACAACCACGCCGCCGACCTCCTCCAGGAACAGTTCGTCGGATTGATGATCAAGGGCGGCAAGGTGATCCGCCGGCTCGACCGTCCCCAGGCCGACCGCCCTTTCCTTACCCCCGCGGTTATCGACGTCACCAACGTCCAGGGCCGCCCCGACGAGGAACTGTTCGGCCCGGTCCTGCAGGTCGTCCGCGTGCCCGATTTCGAGGCCGCGATCGCCGAGGCCAACAACACCCGCTTCGGCCTCGCCGCGAGCCTGATCGGCGGCTCGCCCAAGCAATTTGAGCACTTCTGGTCCGCCGTCCGCGCGGGCGTCATCAACTGGAACAAGCCGACCAACGGCGCCCCCTCGAACGCCCCGTTCGGCGGCGTCGGGCTGTCGGGCAACCACCGCCCGAGCGCCTTCTACGCAGCGGACTATTGCGCCTATCCGGTGACCAGCAGCGAGGCGGAAATCGCCCGCGCCAGCATCGCCCAAGGCCTTCGCGACATCATCGCGGATCGCTGA
- the dcd gene encoding dCTP deaminase, which translates to MSILPDHWIRRQAQDHGMIEPFVEAQRRDGCISYGLSSYGYDARVADEFKIFTNVDNALVDPKDFAGNSFVDRQTKVCIIPPNSFALARTVEYFRVPKDVLVICLGKSTYARCGIIVNVTPLEPGWEGHVTLEFSNTTPLPAKIYADEGACQFLFLKGDSPCEVTYADRAGKYMGQRGVTLPRL; encoded by the coding sequence ATGAGCATCCTCCCCGACCATTGGATCCGCCGCCAGGCCCAGGACCACGGCATGATCGAGCCGTTCGTCGAGGCGCAGCGGCGTGACGGCTGCATCAGCTATGGGCTGTCGAGCTATGGCTATGACGCGCGGGTGGCCGACGAGTTCAAGATCTTCACCAACGTCGACAATGCGCTGGTCGACCCCAAGGACTTCGCGGGCAACAGCTTCGTCGACCGCCAGACCAAGGTCTGCATCATCCCGCCCAACAGCTTCGCGCTGGCGCGGACGGTGGAATATTTCCGGGTGCCCAAGGACGTGCTGGTGATCTGCCTCGGCAAATCGACCTATGCGCGGTGCGGGATCATCGTGAACGTGACCCCGCTTGAGCCCGGCTGGGAGGGGCATGTGACGCTGGAGTTCAGCAACACCACCCCGCTCCCGGCCAAAATCTACGCCGACGAGGGCGCCTGCCAGTTCCTGTTCCTCAAGGGCGACAGCCCGTGCGAGGTGACCTACGCCGACCGCGCCGGCAAATATATGGGCCAGCGCGGGGTGACGTTGCCGCGTCTTTGA
- a CDS encoding NADPH-dependent FMN reductase, which yields MTEDTTRHRIAIVVGSLREGSLNRKLARAICGAVPHSLECRILEIGDLPLYDPDLDREPPAPWARFRKELGDCDGVLFVTPEYNRGIPGALKNAIDVGSRPYGHSAWAKKPTAVVTGSPGGLGGFGCNHQLRQCCVFLDMPVMQQPEAYVGQLADEKFSDDGTITDEGLAKLVTSLGEAFAAWVQLIHAGRAALRPDPSGNQG from the coding sequence ATGACCGAGGATACCACCCGCCACCGCATCGCCATCGTCGTCGGCTCGCTCCGCGAAGGGTCGCTCAACCGCAAGCTCGCGCGGGCAATCTGCGGCGCGGTGCCGCACAGCCTCGAATGCCGCATCCTCGAGATCGGCGATCTGCCGCTCTACGACCCCGACCTCGACCGCGAGCCACCGGCGCCGTGGGCGCGCTTTCGCAAGGAATTGGGCGACTGCGACGGCGTGCTGTTCGTCACCCCCGAATATAATCGCGGCATCCCCGGCGCGCTCAAGAATGCGATCGATGTCGGCTCGCGGCCCTATGGCCACAGCGCCTGGGCCAAGAAGCCCACCGCGGTCGTGACCGGGTCACCGGGCGGGCTCGGCGGATTCGGCTGCAACCACCAGTTGCGCCAGTGCTGCGTCTTCCTCGACATGCCCGTGATGCAGCAGCCCGAAGCCTACGTCGGCCAGCTCGCCGACGAGAAATTCAGCGACGACGGCACCATCACTGACGAAGGGCTGGCCAAGCTGGTCACCTCACTCGGCGAAGCCTTCGCCGCGTGGGTCCAGCTGATCCACGCCGGCCGCGCGGCGCTGCGGCCCGACCCGAGCGGCAACCAGGGCTGA